The Burkholderia mayonis DNA window CAATGGCGCTCGGATCCACCGGGTCCCTTCAGTGGGCGGCAATCATGGTCGCCATTCCAAGCTACACAAACAACGAGCGGCACATCGATCGCGTAAACCGGATTACGCAATCGGTGCGGAACATGGGTTACGTGGGCGGCCCGGCTCTCGGCGGGCTGCTGTACGGCATGGCCCAGCGTTCGCGGGGGCTGTTGCTGCTGGCACTGTTGGTGTTGGTCGCCGCGCCTGTCACCGCACTATGTTTCAAGGTGCTGGATTCTTTCAGTCAAAAATCGGATCAGGCGCCCACGCAAGAAAAGCAGAAGGGACGACTCGACCTGCCCGATCTCTTTCGCACAGCCGGCGTGATCCGTGCGGTAGCCCCGTTGTTGATGACGGTCGTGCTGACATCCACGCTCAATGTGCTGTTGATATTTCGAATTCGCACCGAGCTGCAGTTCAGTGCCGAGATCTACGGATTCGTTATCAGCGCGTTGAGTGTGGGGCTGATCGTCGGTCCCGTGGTTTTTTCCGGGATGTTGGCGAGATTCGGCGATGCCGCCGGTGCCTCGATTGCCGCCAGTATTATCGGCTTCGGCATTTTATGGCTCGCATTGAGCGACGCGGCATGGATCATCATGTGCGCCGCGTTTCTGATCGGATCGGCAAACGGCATCCAGAACGCGCTCACGGCAAGTTTCATGATGAAGGCGATTGATCCGCAGCGGCGTGTCAACCTAATGCCGGCCTATATATTTTGCATCCAGACTTCCGTATTTCTCGGCTTCCTGAGCGCCGGCATGATCAGTACGGCACACGTGAGCATGGCACTCGTGGCTGTTGGAGTCGCAACGGCGATCATCGGCGCATGCGGCTTCGCGTTGAATGTCAAAAACCGACCAAGCATGGTTACAAAAGGAGCTTAGTGATGGATGGTATAGGGCGCTTCGGATCGAAGCCAAACGATACGAAATCAATCAAGCTGCAAGCCCCTTTGGATCGCATCGTGACATCGGGCATAGCGGATCTCAGAGTCAGCCATTACTATTTCGACGAGCCGTTATTCGACGAGTATGAATTGACGACAGTCCGTGCGACATGGGATTTTTCCGCCGCGGAATCCATTGTCCGGGATGGATACAATATTCTCGATCTAGGCTGCGGCGATGGTCGGCTGCTCCTACACCTCGCCGAAAAATTCTCGCTGAAGGAGAGCTTTGGCATCGACATCTCCCCAGTCGCCATCGATCGCTTCAATGCGTCCATCAATCACAGCCACGTTCATGCGCTCCAGGGCGACATATTTGATCTGCCGACGCCGATCACACAACGACGCTTCGACGTCGTTACGTTTGGCGATGCGACCGTCAATTTCATTCTGGACGACGATAAGCTCGAAGTGCTGTTGCGTAGCGCGAAGGCACAGTTGCGCGACTCCGGATCGAGGATCATGGTCGCCGTCTTCGGTGACGGAACACCCGAGCGTCTTTCGTTCATGGACAAACGATGCACAGTGGTGCCATTTCGGCGGAGCAACGGGGAAGCCGCGCTCATCTGGTGGGCCTACAAATACGACAGCGACAAGCTGATCATGCATCGATCGGTCTTTGCGCAATCGGGAC harbors:
- a CDS encoding MFS transporter, yielding MGIGGRWALVFICISLSFGSFADEAAQVTFALRLADNTSSVSILLAAGLIGGILSGPIAPMIIRRIGPSKTIPAVFLLQALLIAAASLANQFWSYVIVSMALGSTGSLQWAAIMVAIPSYTNNERHIDRVNRITQSVRNMGYVGGPALGGLLYGMAQRSRGLLLLALLVLVAAPVTALCFKVLDSFSQKSDQAPTQEKQKGRLDLPDLFRTAGVIRAVAPLLMTVVLTSTLNVLLIFRIRTELQFSAEIYGFVISALSVGLIVGPVVFSGMLARFGDAAGASIAASIIGFGILWLALSDAAWIIMCAAFLIGSANGIQNALTASFMMKAIDPQRRVNLMPAYIFCIQTSVFLGFLSAGMISTAHVSMALVAVGVATAIIGACGFALNVKNRPSMVTKGA
- a CDS encoding class I SAM-dependent methyltransferase, with translation MDGIGRFGSKPNDTKSIKLQAPLDRIVTSGIADLRVSHYYFDEPLFDEYELTTVRATWDFSAAESIVRDGYNILDLGCGDGRLLLHLAEKFSLKESFGIDISPVAIDRFNASINHSHVHALQGDIFDLPTPITQRRFDVVTFGDATVNFILDDDKLEVLLRSAKAQLRDSGSRIMVAVFGDGTPERLSFMDKRCTVVPFRRSNGEAALIWWAYKYDSDKLIMHRSVFAQSGRNENGNIEGVVCDLRDRMWTPSTLVPIAEASGLTVEKVIASEVQDGTAVGMATAIVILKST